The Vitis vinifera cultivar Pinot Noir 40024 chromosome 12, ASM3070453v1 genome has a segment encoding these proteins:
- the LOC104880878 gene encoding pentatricopeptide repeat-containing protein At1g03560, mitochondrial, whose protein sequence is MRKTLIKRFSQAHLLLPFHSPQPPCPYNSGIFHPHLRPPPHASKLGSTSTVGSNSRWVFTTPIPPEWVEPLYDLSDLASNPQPQPSPWVNQILKLLDGSVNMESNLDSYCSKFLIKLSPNFVAFVLKSDAIRGKPDIAFRFFWWAGKQKNYIHKIECYVSLIDVLSLSSDFDRVRCIFGEFKEKGFLMTVFAANSLIRSFGALGMVEELLWVWRRMKESGIEPSLYTFNFLLNGLVNSMFIESAERVFEVMECGKIGPDVVSYNTMIKGYCKAGNTKKAMEKFTDMEKRNLEPDKITYLTLIQACYSEGNFDSCLHLYQEMEERGLEIPPHAYSLVIGGLCKDGRTVEGSSVFENMNKKGCKANVAIYTALIDAYGKNGNVNEAINLFERMKGEGFEPDDVTYGVIVNGLCKSGRLDEAVEYFEFCKDNEVAVNAMFYSSLIDGLGKAGRVDEAEKFFEEMVERGCPQDSYCYNALIDALAKSGKMEEALVLFKRMEKEGCDQTVYTYTILISGLFKEHRNEEALKLWDLMIDKGITPTTASFRALSVGLCLSGKVARACKILDELAPMGVIPETAFEDMINVLCKAGRTEQACKLADGIVDRGREVPGRVRTILINALRKAGNADLAMKLMHSKIGIGYDRMGSIKRRVKFRVLVDS, encoded by the coding sequence ATGAGAAAAACCCTAATCAAACGTTTCTCTCAAgcccatcttcttcttccttttcacaGCCCTCAACCTCCATGTCCGTACAACAGTGGCATCTTTCATCCACATCTGCGCCCACCACCACATGCCTCAAAACTGGGCTCGACCTCAACTGTTGGCTCCAATTCCAGATGGGTCTTCACTACTCCTATCCCTCCAGAATGGGTCGAACCCTTGTACGATCTCTCCGATTTGGCTTCAAACCCACAACCCCAACCCTCTCCATGGGTTAATCAAATTCTCAAGCTTCTCGATGGTTCGGTGAATATGGAGTCTAATTTAGACTCATATTGTAGCAAGTTCTTGATCAAATTATCGCCCAACTTCGTCGCATTTGTCTTGAAGTCAGATGCCATACGGGGAAAACCTGATATTGCATTTCGATTCTTTTGGTGGGCCGGTAAGCAGAAGAATTATATTCACAAGATTGAGTGCTATGTGTCTTTGATTGATGTTTTGTCCCTGTCCAGTGATTTTGACAGGGTTCGATGTATATTTGgtgaatttaaagaaaaaggGTTTTTGATGACAGTTTTTGCCGCAAATTCCTTGATTAGGAGTTTTGGGGCTCTTGGAATGGTGGAAGAATTGTTATGGGTGTGGCGGAGAATGAAGGAGAGCGGAATTGAGCCAAGTTTGTAtacttttaactttttgttgaatGGGTTAGTGAATTCAATGTTTATTGAATCAGCTGAGCGGGTTTTTGAGGTTATGGAATGTGGGAAAATTGGACCAGATGTTGTTTCCTATAATACGATGATTAAAGGGTATTGTAAGGCAGGGAATACCAAGAAAGCAATGGAGAAGTTTACAGATATGGAAAAGAGAAATTTGGAACCTGATAAGATTACTTATTTGACTTTGATTCAAGCATGTTATTCAGAAGGGAATTTTGATTCTTGTTTGCATCTTTACCAGGAGATGGAAGAGAGGGGATTGGAAATTCCACCTCATGCATATAGTTTAGTGATTGGAGGGCTTTGTAAAGATGGGAGAACTGTGGAAGGGTcttctgtttttgaaaatatgaataagAAAGGCTGTAAGGCTAATGTGGCTATTTATACTGCTTTAATTGATGCATATGGAAAGAATGGGAATGTGAATGAGGCAATAAATCTATTTGAGAGAATGAAGGGTGAAGGGTTTGAACCTGATGATGTTACGTATGGGGTTATTGTTAATGGTCTGTGCAAAAGTGGGAGACTGGATGAGGCTGTAgagtattttgaattttgtaaagaCAATGAAGTGGCAGTCAATGCCATGTTTTATTCCAGTCTTATTGATGGTCTTGGTAAGGCTGGGCGAGTGGATGAAGCTGAGAAATTTTTTGAAGAGATGGTTGAGAGGGGGTGTCCGCAGGATTCATATTGCTACAATGCACTAATTGATGCCCTTGCTAAGTCTGGGAAGATGGAAGAAGCATTAGTGCTCTTTAAGAGAATGGAAAAGGAAGGTTGTGATCAGACAGTATATACATACACAATACTCATTAGTGGACTATTTAAGGAACATAGAAATGAGGAGGCATTGAAATTGTGGGATCTGATGATTGATAAGGGTATCACACCAACCACAGCTTCTTTTAGAGCTCTTTCAGTTGGGCTCTGTCTTTCAGGCAAAGTTGCTAGAGCCTGTAAAATTTTGGATGAGCTAGCACCAATGGGAGTCATTCCAGAAACAGCTTTTGAGGACATGATCAATGTGCTGTGCAAAGCAGGCCGTACTGAGCAGGCTTGTAAGTTGGCTGATGGAATTGTTGATAGGGGTCGAGAAGTGCCAGGAAGAGTCCGTACTATTCTAATCAATGCCTTGAGGAAGGCAGGGAATGCCGATTTGGCCATGAAGTTGATGCACAGTAAGATTGGTATTGGATATGATAGAATGGGCAGCATTAAAAGGCGAGTGAAGTTCCGGGTTCTTGTTGACAGTTAG
- the LOC100258592 gene encoding probable protein phosphatase 2C 52 has product MGGCVSTSSRSTCSSRGNGKRVSPSCMGIGICRRKRTKKTFADHVNTLQHLPSIPNRIFTNGKSRASCIFTQQGRKGINQDAMIVWEDFMSDDVTFCGVFDGHGPHGHLVARKVRDALPLKLLSFLHSYQSRQNGSSTACFKSDLKKLDGGDSEKDSSTEDKLDCLWREAFLKSYKAMDKELRSHPNLDCFCSGSTAVTIVRQGSNLFMGYIGDSRAILGSKDSSDSMVAIQLTVDLKPDLPREAERIKRCKGRVFALQDEPEVPRVWLPFDDAPGLAMARAFGDFCLKEYGVISIPEFSHRMLTDRDQFIVLASDGVWDVLSNEEVVEIVSSAPTRSSAARILVDSAAREWKLKYPTSKMDDCAVVCLFLDGKMDSESDYEEQGFSTATLQSNHSGNAMESDDGQNSEPSLQRNFTVRSSEENDSFRRIPIEIEGHEETVMAEDQNWLGLEGVTRVNSLVQLPRFSEERPNS; this is encoded by the exons ATGGGAGGTTGTGTGTCAACTAGCAGTCGGAGTACTTGTAGTAGCAGGGGCAATGGAAAGAGAGTTTCTCCATCTTGTATGGGGATTGGGATTTGTAGGCGAAAGAGAACTAAGAAAACATTTGCAGACCATGTCAATACATTGCAACATTTGCCCTCAATCCCCAACCGAATTTTCACGAATGGGAAGAGCCGAGCTTCCTGCATATTTACTCAGCAGGGCCGGAAGGGCATAAACCAGGATGCCATGATTGTGTGGGAA GATTTTATGTCGGACGATGTGACTTTTTGTGGTGTTTTTGACGGTCATGGTCCACATGGTCATCTTGTTGCCCGCAAAGTGAGGGATGCTTTGCCATTAAAGCTACTGTCATTCTTGCATTCTTATCAGTCAAGGCAAAACGGGTCCAGCACTGCTTGTTTCAAATCAGATTTGAAGAAGCTGGATGGTGGAGATTCTGAAAAGGACAGCTCAACCGAGGATAAACTGGACTGTCTATGGAGAGAAGCTTTCCTCAAGTCATACAAAGCCATGGACAAAGAATTAAGGTCCCATCCTAACTTGGATTGCTTCTGCAGTGGTAGCACCGCTGTTACTATAGTGAGACAG GGTTCAAATCTTTTCATGGGATATATTGGGGATTCACGAGCAATCTTGGGATCCAAGGACAGCAGTGATTCCATGGTGGCAATCCAGTTGACAGTTGATCTAAAACCTGATTTACCCA GGGAAGCTGAGAGGATTAAACGATGTAAAGGTAGGGTCTTTGCATTGCAAGATGAGCCTGAAGTGCCTAGAGTTTGGCTACCTTTTGATGATGCCCCTGGATTAGCCATGGCTCGAgcatttggggatttttgtttGAAGGAGTATGGGGTCATCTCTATACCAGAATTCTCTCACCGAATGCTTACAGATAGGGATCAGTTCATTGTTCTTGCTTCTGATGGG GTCTGGGATGTTTTGAGCAATGAAGAAGTGGTTGAGATAGTGTCCTCAGCTCCAACCCGTTCATCTGCTGCGAGGATCCTGGTGGACTCAGCTGCTCGTGAATGGAAACTCAAATACCCAACTTCAAAGATGGATGACTGTGCGGTGGTTTGCTTATTTTTGGATGGGAAAATGGACTCTGAATCTGATTACGAGGAACAAGGTTTTTCTACGGCCACCCTCCAAAGCAACCATTCTGGTAATGCAATGGAATCAGATGATGGCCAGAACTCTGAGCCATCTTTGCAGAGGAATTTTACTGTTAGATCATCAGAAGAAAATGATTCTTTCAGAAGAATACCGATTGAGATTGAAGGTCACGAAGAAACGGTAATGGCAGAAGATCAGAACTGGTTGGGTTTGGAGGGTGTCACTCGAGTTAACTCGCTTGTTCAACTTCCAAGATTTTCAGAAGAGAGGCCAAACtcctaa
- the LOC100258564 gene encoding uncharacterized protein LOC100258564 has product MATLNTITAHRLFPLPKSITESNNSYTVCISTSSSQLFLNKSNPSLNSTFSKKKRLNWVINAVAEDQDLAPAQTSGSKVHQDEDLPRSSLDGSEDSEGLSSSSVSSQGKGDNYEFDRLRSKTINATIVLAGGTLAITRLLTIDHDYWHGWTLYEVLRYAPEHNWVAYEEALKTNPVLAKMAISGAVYSIGDWIAQCYEGKPLFEFDLTRMLRSGLVGFSLHGSLSHYYYQFCEALFPSKDWWVVPAKVVVDQTVWAAIWNSIYYVALGFLRRESPANIYGEVKSTFWPMLTAGWKLWPFAHLITYGVIPVEQRLLWVDCVELIWVTILSTYSNEKSEARITEATQEANSRSSNNAED; this is encoded by the exons ATGGCGACTCTAAACACCATCACTGCCCATAGGCTTTTCCCACTCCCCAAATCCATTACAGAATCAAATAACTCATATACAGTTTGTATCTCTACCTCCTCTTCCCAACTCTTCCTCAACAAATCAAACCCATCACTGAATTCAACTTTCTCAAAGAAGAAGAGACTCAACTGGGTCATCAACGCAGTTGCAGAGGATCAAGACTTGGCTCCAGCACAGACAAGTGGTTCAAAAGTCCATCAAGATGAAGATTTGCCTCGCTCATCGCTTGATGGGTCTGAAGATTCTGAGggtttatcatcatcatcagtttCTTCTCAGGGAAAAGGAGATAACTATGAGTTTGATAGGTTGAGGAGTAAAACAATTAATGCTACAATTGTTCTAGCTGGTGGTACTCTTGCAATCACTAGATTGCTAACCATTGATCATGATTACTGGCAT GGGTGGACTCTATACGAGGTATTGAGGTATGCGCCCGAGCACAATTGGGTTGCCTACGAAGAAGCTCTGAAGACGAATCCTGTTTTAGCCAAAATGGCAATAAGTGGAGCTGTCTACTCAATTGGGGATTGGATTGCACAA TGCTACGAAGGAAAACCTCTTTTTGAGTTTGATCTTACACGTATGCTCAGATCAGGCCTTGTTGGATTTTCTCTCCACGGGTCCCTTTCTCATTATTATTACCAGTTCTGTGAG GCTCTTTTCCCTTCCAAGGATTGGTGGGTGGTCCCTGCTAAAGTTGTCGTTGACCAAACTGTGTGGGCGGCCATATGGAACAGCATCTACTATGTGGCTTTGGGATTCTTGCGGCGGGAATCACCGGCCAATATTTATGGTGAAGTGAAATCAACATTTTGGCCGATGTTGACT GCAGGGTGGAAGCTTTGGCCGTTTGCTCATCTGATAACCTATGGTGTGATTCCAGTGGAGCAAAGGCTTCTCTGGGTCGACTGTGTGGAGCTCATTTGGGTTACCATACTGTCCAC TTACTCAAATGAGAAGTCAGAAGCAAGAATAACAGAGGCTACACAGGAAGCAAATTCCAGGTCATCGAACAATGCAGAG GACTGA
- the LOC100241457 gene encoding putative cell wall protein has translation MAHSLQASLIALLVIFNVLLGQAIAAREVPNDSKKVDKKQPEWFIEPDGSLLIPGLGRVMVPGYGSYTPYDGSIPSGSSGSDGSTGGTGSYIPGGDDTFVPNPGVEIPNPAGGGGVPTASRP, from the coding sequence ATGGCCCACAGCTTGCAAGCCTCTCTCATTGCCCTCCTTGTCATCTTCAATGTCCTCCTCGGGCAAGCCATTGCAGCACGTGAAGTTCCAAATGACTCCAAGAAGGTTGACAAGAAGCAGCCTGAGTGGTTCATTGAACCTGATGGTAGTCTGCTTATTCCAGGCCTTGGGAGGGTGATGGTGCCAGGGTATGGATCTTACACTCCCTATGATGGCAGCATCCCTAGCGGTTCGAGTGGGAGCGACGGTTCCACTGGTGGAACCGGCAGTTACATTCCAGGTGGTGATGATACATTTGTCCCAAACCCTGGTGTTGAGATCCCCAACCCTGCTGGTGGAGGTGGTGTTCCTACAGCATCTCGTCCTTGA